In the genome of Apium graveolens cultivar Ventura unplaced genomic scaffold, ASM990537v1 ctg322, whole genome shotgun sequence, one region contains:
- the LOC141701017 gene encoding uncharacterized protein LOC141701017 — translation MGVDYYKILQIDRSANDDDLKKAYLKLGLMEFDDSKFKILSDAFDVLSDPQKRVVYDVEHNGDEEGLIGQVPPPGDGSDGPNMYRSNRRSPYGNGLKSQVPTQSVGLDWPNMYRFNRWSPYGIGSKGQVSPRGASSDRPNIYSSNGRSPNDVFQEFLDGCFLREYAKAKRSSNREDIAL, via the exons ATGGGTGTGGATTACTACAAAATTCTTCAAATCGATCGAAGCGCTAACGATGATGATCTTAAAAAGGCTTATCTTAAGCTTGGTTTGATGGAGTTTGATGACTCTAAATTCAAGATTCTTTCTGATGCTTTTGAT GTTTTGAGTGATCCCCAAAAGAGAGTTGTTTATGACGTTGAACATAATGGTGATGAGGAAGGGTTAATAGGCCAGGTACCACCACCAGGTGATGGTTCTGATGGACCTAATATGTACAGGTCTAATCGTCGTAGTCCTTATGGTAATGGGTTAAAAAGTCAGGTGCCAACACAAAGTGTTGGTTTAGATTGGCCTAATATGTACAGGTTTAATCGTTGGAGTCCTTATGGTATAGGTTCAAAAGGTCAGGTGTCACCACGAGGTGCTAGTTCTGATAGGCCCAATATATACTCGTCTAATGGTCGCAGTCCTAATGATGTCTTCCAAGAGTTTTTAGATGGGTGTTTTCTCAGGGAGTATGCCAAAGCAAAAAGAAGCAGCAATAGAGAGGACATTGCCTTGTAG
- the LOC141701018 gene encoding uncharacterized protein LOC141701018, whose protein sequence is MPFSRGFFFPFAGPGFFGKPLGLGKLRLGVGKKASCTCIHVSGNRRPARKEEILMIEIKPRWKKGTKITFSEKGDQKPGVIPSDLVFIIDEKPHSVFKRVGQDLIATQKISLTEASAGYIAHLDTLDGRSLMLAFGSGVSPPYEEVIKGEGMPFSKEPTRKGNLIIKFDIEEAEAALGLPDVEAF, encoded by the exons ATGCCCTTTTCACGTGGTTTTTTCTTTCCTTTTGCCGGGCCTGGATTCTTTGGGAAGCCATTAGGTCTGGGGAAACTCAGATTGGGTGTTGGCAAGAAAGCTTCTTGCACTTGCATTCATGTTTCTGGGAATAG GAGACCAGCCAGAAAGGAGGAGATCCTTATGATTGAGATCAAGCCCCGTTGGAAGAAGGGGACAAAAATTACTTTTTCAGAGAAAGGGGACCAAAAACCTGGTGTTATACCCTCCGATCTTGTTTTCATAATTGATGAAAAGCCTCATAGCGTCTTCAAGAGGGTTGGACAAGATCTCATTGCCACTCAAAAGATCTCTTTGACAGAAGCATCGGCAGGTTACATTGCACATCTTGATACCCTTGACGGCCGTAGTTTAATGCTAGCGTTTGGTTCCGGTGTCAGTCCACCCTATGAAGAAGTTATTAAAGGAGAAGGAATGCCTTTCTCTAAGGAACCTACTAGAAAAGGCAACTTGATAATCAAGTTTGACATTGAGGAAGCAGAGGCAGCTTTAGGCCTTCCGGATGTGGAGGCCTTCTAA